In Shewanella sp. MR-4, the genomic stretch GTAGATGATGGCGGTAAGTTGTTAGGCTATTTGCTCTGCGCTCAAAGTGGTGACCCTGCTTGTATGTGGATTCTCTCCGTGGCGGTGAGTGAGCAATCCCGCGGGCGAGGCATTGGCAAACAATTAATCCAACAATGTTTAACTCAGCTACCGCCTCAGGTTAAGCGGGTGGATTTAACCGTCGATCCCCACAACCCAGCCCATGGTTTGTATCAGCGTTTAGGGTTTGTCGATACTGCCTTCGAAGCGGACTATTTTGGCGCAGGGGCAGATA encodes the following:
- a CDS encoding GNAT family N-acetyltransferase, which codes for MQSIRPVLKSELADVFQLEQAIFGDHCYPDFFFRQGFDCWPEHFLVAVDDGGKLLGYLLCAQSGDPACMWILSVAVSEQSRGRGIGKQLIQQCLTQLPPQVKRVDLTVDPHNPAHGLYQRLGFVDTAFEADYFGAGADRVVMSYHCR